One window from the genome of Palaemon carinicauda isolate YSFRI2023 chromosome 24, ASM3689809v2, whole genome shotgun sequence encodes:
- the LOC137618474 gene encoding uncharacterized protein produces MTSQKSVLTMKYNLEWLFKNIKTELDAVKFFQENKIIPANKKCRRKHDMVCAETILKDPIIIGGENKTVEIDEMYYSKRKYNGKRIAGTMGLRRNLQRNKGILAEKKCPNCENVCRIDYNKLAFRCDRSVVTRGKRKRRCNFFVSCFKGTWFGNAKLDIETNLKFVFLFLQKAFSFEFVSFELKLNNHTIVDWSSFCREVLISWGLRRSRKIGGPGLTVEIDESKFGKRKYNVGRVIEGQWVFGGICRKTRDLFFVPVQDRSAETLLAIIRQYIAEGTTVISDCWKAYNCLEKEGYKHLTVNHSVNFVDPVTGAHTNTIERTWRGTKALVPKYGRRKGHFVGYLAVAYFKLAITDPAKRLHHFLLAAADLYPPTP; encoded by the exons ATGACGTCACAG AAATCAGTGTTGACTATGAAGTATAATTTAGAGTGGTtatttaaaaacatcaaaacagaattGGATGCAGTCAAATTTTTCCAGGAGAACAAAATTATACCAGCAAATAAGAAGTGCAGAAGGAAGCATGATATG gttTGTGCAGAAACAATACTGAAAGACCCAATAATTATTGGCGGAGAAAACAAAACTGTGGAAATAGACGAAATGTACTACAGCAAACGGAAATATAACGGGAAGAGAATTGCCGGAACAATGGGTCTTCGGAGGAATCTACAGAGAAACAAAGGAA ttttggcagagaaaaagtgccctaattgtgaaaatgtgtgccgtatagattacaacaaattagcattccggtgtgatcgtagtgtggttactcgtgggaaaaggaagaggaggtgcaattttttcgtgtcttgtttcaaaggtacatggtttggaaacgcaaagttagatattgagactaatttgaagtttgtgttcctttttttgcaaaaggcgttttcatttgaatttgtttcgtttgaactgaaactcaataatCACACTATCGTTGATTGGAGTTCGTTTTGCCGTGAGGTGCTTATTTCTTGGGGTCTGAGACGTTCTCGGAAAATTGGAGGCCCTGGATTAACCGTTGAAATTGATGAATCAAAATTTGGCAAGCGCAAGTACAATGTCGGACGCGTCATAGAGGGTCAGTGGGTGTTTGGTGGTATCTGCCGTAAAACCCGGGATTTATTTTTTGTGCCGGTGCAAGACCGCTCCGCTGAAACATTACTGGCTATTATCCGCCAGTATATAGCAGAAGGTACCACGGTGATATCGGATTGTTGGAAGGCATATAATTGTTTAGAAAAAGAAGGTTATAAGCACCTCACGGTTAATCATAGTGTTAATTTTGTTGACCCAGTTACAGGTGCTCATACTAACACCATAGAACGTACCTGGAGAGGCACCAAGGCCCTGGTCCCCAAATACGGAAGAAGAAAAGGTCATTTTGTAGGGTATTTGGCCGTGGCCTACTTTAAATTGGCCATAACTGATCCTGCCAAAAGACTTCATCacttcctcctggcagcagcagatttgtatccacctacaccataa